A part of Prolixibacteraceae bacterium genomic DNA contains:
- a CDS encoding aminoglycoside phosphotransferase family protein yields the protein MNNDLLMELTSQFQLKGVVCCVKPLGEGFINDTFIVKTESQDTPNYILQRKNKNIFTDVPAMMNNILKVTSHLKNKVIAQGGNPDREAMTIIPAQDGKYYFQDVDGEFWAVCEFINDNITYQSAETPELAYAGGKGIGKFQNMLSDMKEPLVDILPGFHNIKVRYEQWDAVIAKDPVGRAKEVKEEIEWIESRRAKMMEFWSLVEDGTIPSRVTHNDTKINNILFDEKGDVLCVIDLDTVLNSPVLNDYGDALRSYTNTGLEDDENLGNVTMDWDIFKAYTEGYLSESKAFLTESEIDWLAFGGLYITYEQVLRFLMDYIDGDNYYKTKSEKHNLVRTRAQYALLKSMEGQYEQMKECVLSLAK from the coding sequence ATGAACAATGATTTATTAATGGAATTGACAAGTCAATTCCAACTAAAAGGAGTTGTATGTTGTGTGAAACCTTTAGGTGAAGGTTTTATCAATGATACTTTTATCGTCAAGACAGAGAGTCAAGATACTCCTAATTATATTTTACAAAGAAAAAATAAGAATATCTTTACGGATGTGCCTGCAATGATGAATAACATCCTAAAGGTAACGTCACATTTGAAAAATAAAGTGATTGCTCAAGGTGGAAACCCTGATCGTGAAGCAATGACTATCATTCCAGCTCAAGATGGAAAATATTACTTTCAAGATGTAGATGGAGAATTTTGGGCTGTTTGTGAATTTATCAATGATAATATTACTTACCAAAGTGCAGAAACTCCAGAGTTAGCTTATGCTGGAGGTAAGGGTATCGGAAAATTTCAAAATATGCTTTCTGATATGAAAGAGCCTTTAGTGGATATCTTACCAGGGTTTCATAATATCAAAGTTCGTTATGAGCAGTGGGATGCTGTGATCGCAAAAGATCCTGTTGGTAGAGCAAAAGAGGTGAAGGAAGAAATCGAATGGATTGAGAGTCGTCGTGCTAAAATGATGGAATTCTGGTCATTGGTTGAAGATGGAACCATTCCTTCTCGTGTTACACATAATGATACTAAAATCAACAATATATTGTTTGATGAAAAAGGGGATGTATTATGTGTTATTGATTTAGACACAGTTTTGAATAGCCCTGTATTGAATGATTATGGTGATGCTTTGCGTTCATATACAAATACAGGTCTAGAGGATGATGAAAATTTAGGTAATGTAACCATGGATTGGGATATCTTTAAAGCTTACACTGAAGGGTATCTTTCTGAATCTAAAGCATTCTTGACTGAGAGTGAAATTGATTGGTTGGCTTTTGGTGGTCTGTATATCACATATGAGCAGGTGTTACGATTCTTAATGGATTATATTGATGGTGATAACTATTATAAGACAAAGTCTGAAAAACATAATTTAGTTCGTACGAGAGCTCAATATGCACTATTAAAGAGCATGGAAGGTCAGTATGAGCAAATGAAAGAGTGTGTTTTGTCATTGGCAAAATAA
- the coaE gene encoding dephospho-CoA kinase (Dephospho-CoA kinase (CoaE) performs the final step in coenzyme A biosynthesis.), translated as MITLGITGGIGCGKTTICKILSLLDIPLFISDIEAKKLMVENHQIKTKLTTILGDKSYFPTGQLNKPYISNLIFNNPKTLELVNKVVHQATKDAFIKWKQQQTSSIVAYESALLFESNSNEIVDKVIYIKAPLEIRIKRVMLRDHISREKVMDRIKNQLDDKIKENKADYIIYNHNRLVIPQIINLINQI; from the coding sequence ATGATTACACTAGGTATTACGGGAGGGATCGGATGTGGCAAAACTACAATATGTAAAATTCTTTCGTTACTTGACATCCCGCTTTTCATCTCCGATATTGAAGCAAAAAAACTCATGGTTGAAAACCATCAAATTAAGACGAAATTAACTACGATTTTAGGAGACAAAAGTTACTTTCCTACTGGGCAATTAAATAAACCATATATTTCAAATCTTATTTTCAACAACCCAAAGACCCTAGAACTTGTCAACAAAGTCGTTCATCAAGCGACTAAAGATGCTTTTATTAAATGGAAACAGCAACAAACATCTTCAATCGTAGCATACGAATCAGCTCTTCTTTTTGAATCAAATTCAAATGAAATAGTAGACAAAGTTATTTACATTAAAGCTCCATTAGAGATCCGTATCAAACGTGTAATGCTTAGAGACCACATATCTAGGGAGAAAGTTATGGATCGCATTAAGAATCAATTGGATGACAAAATAAAAGAGAATAAAGCAGATTACATTATATACAACCATAACAGATTAGTTATTCCACAAATAATAAACCTTATCAATCAAATATGA
- the nusB gene encoding transcription antitermination factor NusB translates to MISRRIIRTKVMHIIYANLSNSGKSIQQSEQELLYSVNKAYDLYHLLLALPVEIAKIAEERIDRAKQKKMPTHEDLNPNMRFVQNPVVGLLRENNALNDYIEEHKLNWINHYEILKKLYQELSETDFFQEYMNKETVSYNDHKKFIENLYYGIIIPSEELEDELGELSIYWHDDFNFVCSMVIKTIKKVKEESGENYRLMNLYKDDEDLQFTKNLLRKTLVNHTEHQNVLVKYTKNWDIERIAMLDNIIMEMALTEFISFPSIPVKVTLNEYIDLAKYYSTKKSSTFVNGILDKMLQDFQSDERIKKAGRGLQN, encoded by the coding sequence ATGATCAGCCGTAGAATCATTAGAACCAAGGTGATGCATATTATCTATGCAAATTTAAGCAATTCGGGTAAGTCAATCCAACAATCCGAACAAGAATTGCTTTACAGTGTGAATAAAGCATACGATCTTTATCATCTTCTTTTAGCACTTCCAGTTGAAATAGCGAAAATCGCTGAAGAAAGAATTGACCGTGCCAAACAAAAGAAAATGCCTACCCATGAGGACTTGAATCCAAACATGCGGTTCGTTCAAAATCCAGTGGTTGGTCTGTTAAGAGAAAACAATGCTCTAAACGATTACATCGAAGAGCACAAGTTGAATTGGATCAATCATTATGAAATCCTAAAGAAATTATACCAAGAGCTTTCAGAAACCGATTTCTTTCAAGAATACATGAACAAAGAGACCGTTTCATATAATGATCACAAAAAATTTATTGAAAATCTTTATTATGGAATTATCATTCCTTCTGAAGAGCTAGAAGACGAACTTGGAGAATTAAGCATTTACTGGCATGATGACTTTAACTTCGTTTGTTCAATGGTGATTAAAACCATCAAAAAAGTAAAAGAAGAATCAGGAGAAAATTATCGCCTAATGAATTTATACAAGGATGATGAAGACCTCCAATTCACTAAAAATCTTTTACGAAAGACATTGGTAAATCACACCGAACATCAAAATGTTTTGGTTAAGTATACTAAAAATTGGGATATCGAGCGTATTGCTATGTTGGACAATATCATCATGGAAATGGCATTAACAGAATTCATTTCTTTTCCGTCTATACCAGTAAAAGTTACATTGAACGAATATATAGATCTTGCAAAATACTACAGTACGAAAAAAAGTAGTACATTTGTTAATGGAATTTTGGATAAAATGCTTCAAGATTTCCAATCAGATGAAAGAATTAAAAAAGCAGGACGTGGACTTCAAAACTAA
- the yajC gene encoding preprotein translocase subunit YajC, producing the protein MLNTILAQSINGILTQILPFALIFVVIYFFMIRPQSKKQKELANFRNSLKVGDRVVTAGGIYGKIAGIKETHILLQVDTDTRIKVDKSSIIKDITDADNQK; encoded by the coding sequence ATGCTTAACACTATTCTAGCACAGTCGATTAATGGTATTCTTACGCAGATTTTACCTTTTGCATTAATATTTGTAGTTATTTACTTTTTTATGATTCGTCCACAATCTAAAAAGCAAAAAGAACTTGCAAATTTTCGTAATAGTCTAAAAGTGGGTGATCGTGTTGTAACTGCGGGTGGTATTTATGGTAAGATTGCGGGAATCAAAGAGACCCATATTCTTCTACAGGTTGATACTGATACTCGAATCAAAGTTGACAAATCTTCTATCATAAAAGATATTACTGATGCTGACAATCAGAAATAA
- a CDS encoding transposase, with amino-acid sequence MDSYPISSNSLEKFYYIDGTYLGEQYNKHLSDYHDWDQKDQADKWLLFPANCGEYLSLDETSLCNGELYTILTNKKGSIVAIIEGTNAEDIIKVIKQIPSNTRDYVKGVTLDMVGAMGKNRKELYLSKMS; translated from the coding sequence TTGGACTCATACCCGATCAGTAGCAATAGTCTTGAAAAGTTCTATTATATTGATGGAACATATCTAGGTGAACAGTACAACAAACATTTAAGTGATTATCATGATTGGGATCAAAAAGACCAGGCAGATAAATGGCTTCTATTTCCAGCCAATTGTGGAGAGTATTTGAGTCTTGATGAAACAAGCCTTTGCAATGGTGAGTTATATACAATCCTTACCAACAAAAAAGGAAGTATTGTAGCCATAATTGAAGGAACCAACGCTGAAGATATTATAAAGGTTATCAAACAGATCCCCTCAAACACAAGAGACTATGTAAAGGGAGTTACCTTAGATATGGTTGGAGCAATGGGGAAAAATCGTAAAGAACTCTATTTATCTAAAATGTCTTAA
- a CDS encoding transposase yields MLFELYPNLEKSNNLTHKLRMIFSHTEEKKVAYTKRARWFNDVACFDTFNRISNIIFSHYSDILNFFENRSANASAEAFNAKTKAFRATQRGVTDIPFFLYRLTKIYA; encoded by the coding sequence ATCCTGTTTGAATTATATCCTAATCTGGAAAAGTCAAATAACTTAACCCATAAATTGAGAATGATCTTTTCTCATACAGAAGAAAAGAAAGTTGCCTACACGAAACGAGCAAGATGGTTTAATGATGTAGCATGTTTTGATACTTTTAATAGAATATCAAACATTATTTTTAGTCACTACTCAGATATATTAAACTTTTTTGAAAATAGAAGTGCAAATGCTTCTGCAGAAGCATTTAATGCCAAAACAAAGGCTTTTAGAGCCACACAAAGAGGCGTTACGGATATACCATTTTTCCTGTATCGCCTAACTAAGATATATGCATAG
- a CDS encoding nucleotidyltransferase codes for MKPTLLILAAGMGSRYGGLKQLDAFGPSGETILEYSIYDAIRAGFGKVVFVIRKSFAEEFKSKFASKLEGKIEVDYVFQELDNLPEGYSLPEGREKPWGTGHAVLVAKDAIKEPFAIINADDFYGKDAFVALSQYLSSCTKQSEYCMVGYHLHKTLSDFGSVSRGVCKTDENDMLVEITERTKIVGEEDGIYYYEGEEKNLLDPKTAVSMNCWAFMPGFFDYLQKGFVSFLGRAGEEMKSEYFFPFEVSDQLKSDNITVKVLDSDADWFGVTYPEDKPEVQSKLNKLIKRGDYPEDLWV; via the coding sequence ATGAAACCTACATTATTAATCTTAGCTGCAGGAATGGGCAGCCGATACGGAGGATTGAAGCAGCTAGATGCATTCGGTCCATCGGGAGAAACAATTTTAGAGTATTCTATTTATGATGCGATTCGTGCTGGCTTTGGTAAAGTCGTATTTGTAATCAGAAAAAGTTTTGCTGAAGAGTTTAAATCGAAGTTTGCTTCAAAACTTGAAGGTAAAATCGAAGTTGATTATGTTTTTCAGGAGTTAGATAATTTACCAGAGGGTTATTCGCTTCCAGAAGGACGTGAAAAGCCTTGGGGGACAGGTCATGCAGTGTTGGTCGCAAAGGATGCAATTAAAGAACCTTTTGCGATTATTAATGCTGATGATTTTTATGGCAAGGATGCATTTGTTGCACTGAGCCAATACCTTTCTTCTTGTACAAAGCAGAGTGAATATTGTATGGTTGGTTATCACCTACATAAAACTCTTTCTGATTTTGGATCTGTTTCTCGTGGAGTGTGTAAAACTGATGAGAACGATATGTTGGTTGAGATCACTGAAAGAACAAAGATTGTTGGAGAAGAAGATGGTATTTATTACTACGAAGGTGAGGAGAAGAACTTGCTGGATCCAAAAACTGCTGTTTCTATGAATTGCTGGGCATTTATGCCAGGATTCTTTGATTATCTTCAAAAGGGTTTTGTGTCTTTCTTAGGTAGAGCTGGAGAAGAGATGAAATCAGAGTATTTCTTTCCATTTGAAGTTTCTGATCAGTTGAAAAGTGATAATATTACTGTGAAAGTATTGGATAGTGATGCTGATTGGTTTGGTGTGACATATCCAGAAGATAAGCCTGAGGTTCAATCGAAACTAAACAAGCTTATTAAGCGTGGAGATTACCCTGAAGATCTTTGGGTGTAA
- a CDS encoding TerB family tellurite resistance protein: MSIFKSLLAGGLGWALGGPIGAIIGLAASSYLSSLTENKDENINTDRPNNYEVSLLVLIAAVMKADNRILRSELDYVKTFLNQSFGPAKAKELLVLLKDILDKDIPVNDVCHQINLYVNREGRIQMIHFLFGLALSDGEISPEEERLISQIAYEFDLNTQEFQSIKSMFIQDAQWAYKVLEVSESVSDKEVHKAFKKMAIKYHPDKVADQGDDIVKAANEKFQKLNEAYQAIKKERNL; the protein is encoded by the coding sequence ATGAGTATATTTAAGTCATTACTAGCAGGAGGATTAGGATGGGCCTTAGGTGGTCCTATAGGAGCGATTATAGGCCTAGCAGCCTCCTCATATCTTTCATCTTTAACTGAAAATAAAGACGAAAACATAAACACTGATAGACCAAACAATTATGAAGTAAGCTTGTTGGTACTGATTGCTGCTGTTATGAAAGCAGATAATCGCATCTTACGTTCGGAACTAGATTATGTCAAAACATTTTTAAATCAATCATTTGGTCCTGCAAAAGCAAAGGAATTATTAGTTCTTTTGAAAGACATACTAGACAAAGACATACCTGTTAATGATGTTTGTCATCAAATTAATCTCTATGTAAACAGAGAAGGGCGTATTCAAATGATTCATTTTTTATTTGGCTTAGCTTTATCTGATGGAGAAATATCTCCTGAAGAGGAAAGACTCATTTCTCAGATAGCATATGAATTTGATCTAAATACACAAGAATTTCAGTCTATTAAGTCGATGTTCATCCAAGATGCACAATGGGCATATAAAGTACTTGAAGTTTCAGAGAGTGTTTCGGATAAAGAAGTTCATAAAGCATTTAAAAAGATGGCGATCAAATACCATCCAGATAAGGTTGCTGATCAAGGTGATGACATTGTAAAAGCTGCAAATGAAAAATTTCAGAAACTCAACGAAGCATATCAAGCAATAAAAAAAGAACGAAATTTGTAA
- a CDS encoding DUF1573 domain-containing protein has protein sequence MKELKKQDVDFKTKRFYNNNYKAIIFLIALFCFYECHPKDKDIKKYPPSSEKSPTTRLVFKKEIHNFGKVKDGEIVYTSFYFKNRGNKPITIQGFKKSCGCITIKGPVEPILPGKEDRIVVTFDTTGEWGKQMKTLNVYTSENFSYSLMITAIVNNELFQNLSN, from the coding sequence ATGAAAGAATTAAAAAAGCAGGACGTGGACTTCAAAACTAAACGTTTTTATAACAATAACTATAAGGCAATCATCTTTTTGATTGCCTTATTTTGCTTCTATGAATGCCATCCTAAGGATAAAGACATCAAAAAATATCCTCCTTCAAGCGAAAAATCACCTACAACTAGATTGGTCTTTAAAAAAGAAATCCATAATTTTGGGAAAGTGAAAGATGGCGAGATCGTTTACACCTCCTTTTATTTTAAAAATCGAGGTAATAAACCAATCACAATACAAGGGTTCAAAAAGAGCTGTGGATGTATAACAATTAAAGGACCAGTAGAACCAATTCTTCCTGGAAAAGAAGATCGGATTGTTGTCACTTTTGATACTACTGGAGAATGGGGTAAACAAATGAAAACTTTAAACGTTTATACATCAGAGAACTTTAGTTATTCACTAATGATTACAGCTATAGTTAATAACGAATTATTTCAAAATTTATCAAATTAA
- a CDS encoding aminotransferase class V-fold PLP-dependent enzyme, with the protein MYDLKKEFGSDNYSSVSPEILEFIQTINFGHCHGYGDDPITNEAITIIKSEFGNKAECFFTLNGTGTNITAINALTRPYEAIVCAETAHINTDECGALEKVTGNKILPIKPSNGKITPEQITPFLAQIGDEHSVQPKVISITQPTEVGTIYSKEEIQSLATLAHQNNMILHMDGARLSNAVAKMDISFKEATYDLGVDIISFGGTKNGMMIGEVIISFLDQANKAIPFLRKQNNQLLSKMRYLSGQFIPYFQQNIWKINAEKANFTATYFYNQVKNIPYIQVLYPVDTNALFVRIPKEMIKPLQKVNFFYARDPRDTVVRWMTTFDTTTAEIDNFVSELKIIAQSLSIQ; encoded by the coding sequence ATGTACGATCTTAAGAAAGAGTTTGGAAGTGACAACTACTCTAGTGTTTCACCAGAAATATTAGAATTTATCCAAACCATAAATTTTGGACACTGCCATGGGTATGGCGACGATCCGATTACGAATGAAGCCATTACGATAATCAAATCCGAATTTGGCAACAAAGCAGAATGTTTCTTTACATTAAATGGAACAGGAACAAATATCACTGCTATCAATGCACTAACACGACCATATGAAGCGATTGTCTGTGCAGAAACTGCACACATTAATACGGACGAATGTGGTGCATTGGAGAAGGTAACTGGTAATAAAATACTGCCAATTAAACCTAGCAATGGTAAGATTACACCAGAACAAATCACACCCTTTCTCGCCCAAATTGGAGATGAACATAGTGTACAACCAAAGGTAATTTCGATCACGCAACCAACAGAGGTTGGCACGATCTATTCAAAAGAAGAGATCCAATCATTAGCAACTTTAGCCCATCAAAACAATATGATCCTTCATATGGATGGAGCAAGACTATCTAATGCTGTAGCCAAAATGGATATATCATTCAAAGAGGCCACTTATGATTTGGGTGTTGATATTATAAGCTTTGGTGGCACAAAAAACGGAATGATGATAGGAGAAGTAATTATCAGTTTTCTTGACCAAGCTAATAAAGCGATACCATTCTTAAGAAAACAAAACAATCAGCTTTTGTCAAAAATGCGTTATCTGTCAGGGCAATTCATACCCTATTTCCAACAAAACATTTGGAAAATCAATGCTGAAAAAGCAAACTTTACGGCAACATACTTTTACAACCAAGTAAAAAACATCCCTTACATACAAGTACTTTACCCTGTTGACACAAACGCTCTATTTGTTAGAATACCAAAAGAAATGATCAAACCACTTCAAAAAGTCAATTTCTTTTATGCAAGAGACCCCAGAGACACAGTTGTTAGGTGGATGACAACATTTGACACTACAACTGCTGAAATTGACAATTTCGTTTCTGAATTAAAGATAATAGCACAATCATTGTCTATTCAATAA